The following proteins are encoded in a genomic region of Streptomyces collinus Tu 365:
- a CDS encoding fatty acid--CoA ligase, with translation MTETPRERWTLHHAARAHAGSRPDHPAIVCEGRVTTYEKLHRDSNRAAHALRTSGVGRGDRVAYLGRESANYYLVMIACAKAGAVLVPVNWRLTPSEVDHILRDSGAALIFVDDEFWDTVATVRHQLRGLRRVIRVDGTDADGEPARGAGLLAWAADQPDTDPAPGTGPDDAVIQIYTSGTTGLPKGAVLAHRSFFTLPHASRERGVDWIDWLPEDVALISLPGFGVAGIGWFLHTFNAGGTNVIMPQFDPQEAVRLIRAHGVTTTFAAPAMLQAMAAERGAGPEAFASLRKIAYGAAPMSETLLKQCLETYRCEFAQIYASTETGSVAVCLPPEAHHPGSTVLTSVGKPCPGNEVKVVGPDGEALPPGAIGQICVRAPSRMLGYWNLPEATARTLVGEWLHMGDAGYLDEDGYLHLCDRINDTIIVAGQNIYPAEVEKALAAHPAVADAAVVGLPDDRWGESVHAVVVLRPGANATPRELLLSLRGRIADYKIPGTYHFAESLPRNPSGKILRRAVRERLTAPARDPLASTV, from the coding sequence ATGACTGAGACACCGAGGGAGCGCTGGACGCTCCACCACGCCGCCCGCGCCCACGCCGGGAGCCGCCCCGACCACCCCGCGATCGTCTGCGAGGGCCGGGTCACCACCTACGAGAAGCTGCACCGCGACAGCAACCGGGCCGCGCACGCCCTGCGCACCAGCGGGGTCGGGCGCGGCGACCGGGTCGCGTACCTGGGCCGCGAGTCGGCGAACTACTACCTGGTGATGATCGCCTGCGCCAAGGCGGGCGCCGTCCTGGTGCCGGTCAACTGGCGGCTCACGCCGAGCGAGGTCGACCACATCCTGCGCGACTCCGGTGCCGCGCTGATCTTCGTCGACGACGAGTTCTGGGACACCGTCGCCACCGTCCGCCACCAGCTGCGCGGGCTGCGCCGGGTGATCCGGGTCGACGGCACCGACGCGGACGGCGAACCCGCCCGCGGCGCGGGCCTGCTGGCCTGGGCGGCCGACCAGCCCGACACCGACCCGGCGCCGGGCACCGGGCCGGACGACGCGGTCATCCAGATCTACACCAGCGGCACCACCGGTCTGCCCAAGGGCGCGGTCCTCGCCCACCGCAGCTTCTTCACGCTCCCGCACGCCAGCCGCGAGCGGGGCGTGGACTGGATCGACTGGCTGCCCGAGGACGTGGCGCTGATCTCCCTGCCGGGCTTCGGTGTGGCCGGCATCGGCTGGTTCCTGCACACCTTCAACGCCGGCGGCACCAACGTGATCATGCCGCAGTTCGACCCGCAGGAGGCCGTGCGCCTCATCCGCGCCCACGGCGTCACCACCACCTTCGCCGCCCCGGCCATGCTGCAGGCGATGGCGGCCGAACGCGGCGCGGGACCCGAGGCGTTCGCCTCCCTGCGCAAGATCGCCTACGGTGCGGCGCCCATGTCCGAGACGCTGCTCAAGCAGTGCCTGGAGACCTACCGCTGCGAGTTCGCGCAGATCTACGCGAGCACCGAGACCGGCAGCGTGGCGGTGTGCCTGCCGCCCGAGGCGCACCACCCGGGCAGCACGGTCCTCACCTCCGTCGGCAAGCCCTGCCCCGGCAACGAGGTGAAGGTGGTCGGCCCCGACGGCGAGGCGCTGCCGCCCGGCGCCATCGGCCAGATCTGCGTCCGCGCCCCCTCGCGGATGCTCGGCTACTGGAACCTGCCCGAGGCCACCGCCCGCACGCTGGTGGGGGAGTGGCTGCACATGGGCGACGCCGGCTACCTCGACGAGGACGGCTACCTCCACCTGTGCGACCGCATCAACGACACGATCATCGTCGCCGGCCAGAACATCTACCCGGCCGAGGTGGAGAAGGCGCTGGCCGCCCACCCGGCCGTCGCGGACGCCGCCGTCGTCGGGCTCCCCGACGACCGCTGGGGCGAGAGCGTGCACGCCGTGGTGGTGCTCAGGCCCGGCGCGAACGCCACCCCGCGCGAGCTGCTGCTGTCCCTGCGGGGCCGGATCGCCGACTACAAGATCCCCGGCACCTACCACTTCGCCGAGTCGCTGCCCCGCAACCCCTCGGGCAAGATCCTGCGCCGCGCGGTGCGGGAGCGGCTGACGGCGCCGGCCCGGGACCCGCTGGCGAGCACCGTATGA